In Plasmodium chabaudi chabaudi strain AS genome assembly, chromosome: 9, the sequence ataagagaatataatagacacatttgttttttatgaattgtCACAACGGTTTTATAAGGTAAATTTATccaatttttaattgttaatttagcattattatacataGCAACTtcatttgttatatttcatCAACTTATTTAGTCAGATATGactaataatattgttattGTCTTTACTATGATAGGGTGCATCGAACGAGTGTTGTTATtagcattttatatatgcaaatatgtttatatatatgggataattttttaaaagggGTAAAAACTGTTTAAGTTTTTTaacttaaaaaacaaataactttattttcttattgtttttggtataaaacaataagttttatttaaaatgtaatatacaaattgcgtaaaaatacatataaaaattatatataatattataaatggtttatttaaaaaattaacaaatttaaagaggaataaaaaaaaaatgcaaaatgataaatgcattaatatataaataaaaacattataatgcatatattatttcctaCTTTAGGAAAGGAATGAAGCAACATTGCTGTATATCTTTTGGTGccctttttctttttttcattttttgggCTTTCATAATGATTCTTGAATTATTTCATGCCAAACATTGATTCTACAgattgtatatttaatcGTATGGTTATATTTAAGCATATTAATTCATTCAATAAATATCGCAAAACATAAGGaacatatacaattttgCATGAAACATTACACGATTTACAAACTGCCATTTTACTATTTCCTCCAATTGACCTtccttttattaattttccaCTACAATTATATTGCAAAATTGGAGATAATATCAGTCCACATTTAGGACAAACAAAACATTCATGCCCATCTGAATTCATTAAAAATCTttcattaattataaaactaCAGCCATGTGATATTAAACCATCTCTTTCCATTTCTCCCAATCTTATACCACCATGTCTTTTTTTACCTTTTAAAGGTTGATGTGTTAAATGACACACAGGCCCTGTCCGTCTTACTTGGGCTTTATCATAAGCCATATGCCTTAATCtttgataataaattactccgaaaaatatatgtgctTGTAATGGGACTCCATATATACcactatataataattctgTTCCATAATAATCATATCCTTTATTTAGCAGCAattttgcaaaaaaatctattttttcatcataacTAATTTCAGTCGCGTCGCTATTTTCAGTGGAATTTTTGATagtagtttttttttcgtcgGTATTTTCATCTTGCTTGTTCAGATATCCCTTTACTCCACAGCTATCAATCCATGGATTATTGAAACTTTTCTGTTTAGTGTATTTTCTAAAAGGAGTAGCATCAATTCTTTTGCCATATATAGAAGCAGCTTTACCACAAATACTTTCAATAAGCATACCAATTGTCATACGTGATGGTATACCATGAggattaaaaataacatcTGGAACGATTCCACTTTCTGAAAAAGGCATATCTTCATGAGGGAATAATCTCGAGACAACACCTTTTTGTCCATGCCTTGAAGCAAATTTGTCTCCTACTAAAGGTGGCCTAGTTGTTCTTAACCTTATTATTGCAACTTGGTTATTGCTACTTTGTGAATTACTTACACAATCAACATAATAATCACCAtgagttttaaaaatttcataagtagttaattcattttttttatttatatatgaatataatggATTATTTTCTACCATTTTTTGGTTTACACATGGTAAGCcatctttatttaaaaattttcctTTATGTTCAcgcatattatttttcgatGACAAACTATTAGTAGTATATCTAATATTATTACCTAGAACAAAATCAGGAGAatctgtttttttatataaatcaatAATTTccgttttatatatgtgggTTCTAAACATTCCTCTATCTGAGCTAgctttattaattataagtGCATCTTCCATATCATATCCTGTATATGCTAATATAGCAACAACAGCATTCGTACCACTAGGAAAATTGTCAATTCCATAAAGTTCATAATCTCTTGTAACAACAAGAGGGAATTGTGGTGTTATCAttctataaattttattagtaaaggtataaaacatatttaaactTTGTATACCCATTGTTTGTTTAAGCATTTGacattgatatatattacgaGGGCTTTGGTTGTGATCAGAAAATGGTGTTAAAGAAgctaaaaatgataaaaaagatgtttgttttaattccatatattcaaatttttgagggatttgttcatatatatctaaATTTAAGTTTTCATCACTATCGATATAAGTTGTGGATGACATATTATCATCTGAATATTTATCCGATTCGCTACTGGTTTCATAATCAGAGCTACTAATATATTCATCCTCGTGGAATtgatattgttttttattttccagtATATctagtattttatttttactctttgaaattttttttttttcttttcttacAATTTCACTTTCATTGTAATTTTCTCCTTCTTTTTCcatattatgttttttattagtaaaaaaatgatattgtTCTTTGAGGgtcatttttttcgtattttttgtattgtttatactatttaaatttactatattttcttttttttttaaaatttttcgagccagattattttttattatatcatcatAATTTACAGCTATAGAAACATATGGCTGATATCCAGGAGAAATAAATTCAAtacatttcatttttaaatttaatagaGGCCTTATAATTCTGCCTGTACatgtattaattattatactaTCCATCATTGATGGCTCATTTAAGTGCGCGATAATTTCAAAGTGTGACTTTAAATTGTATAGATTATgattttttgcatatttcaGTTTATAAACTGTTCTTTTGAAGTCATTTTCACTAATATAGGTAATAGGGACCGAATCAACAATAATTGGAATTGTTTGATTCTCATAAATAGTATGGATTCCACTTGTTTCAtctaaattaatatttattccgattttttttaaatacatttttatattaaatttatgtgGTTCGTTACTAGCAACATTATAGATACAACAATATTGAGACAAATGATTTAATAAACCACATGGCGAACCGTCAGGTGTATGGACAGGACATATAAACCCCCAAGATTCTCCTAGCAATTTTCTTGGTGATAAAACTTTAACATCTTGAAAAAAACTACCTCTATGTATAGCTCTAAAATTAGTTAGCAATCTAAGGTTATTAATTTCGTCCGCTAAAATAGCCCACCCACTTCTTTGTTGATAATGTATATGGTCAGATGTTATATTCCCCGTTTTAAAAAGATATGATACAGAAAAAGATGCAGCTGTAAATGCTTTGGAATTTTCAACAAATATCCGAGTATCACTAAACATTTCTCTCAAGTATCCATCAACACTTGCGAAtaatttttccttttcGTTCATAAACATAAGTCTGAGTTTTTTTGTGGCATCCATCTTGCTGTTTAGATGGtctaaaaagaaaatatgaaaataaaaatgtaggcatatatatgtatgcacaAAAGGTGGaagcatatattaattcaatgcacatatatgatgaaataattaCCATTTTCCGAGGTTAatgctttattattttccaatGTATCCACATTATTGTTAAGCGATATTTGATTGAAGTGGTCTTCACTCAGTTCATGTAATATCATTTCCTTGTAACGtagatatatttgtttaacATTGAGTTTGAacatttcatattttttttccaaaaatttatgaagAGATCTGGCATATACCATTTGCATTCTATAAAAGCAATTTAGAATTCTTTCTTTAAGgatatttgataataagCCACTACAAGTTGTTACAGAGTGGTATTCTAAAGAATCTTTATTTACtgtattaattaatttaaatttgctTAGAACTAATTGTTTAAACATTAAACAAACAGTTTCGAATTTTTCTGAATTAGATTGCAAATGTGGTAATACGCAATATTTGATAATggattttccttttttataattatttcctTCATAATATCTAAATATAGTTCTTGAAACATTTGCATACTttcctatatattttaaattatatttttcgaatacttctttttcattaatattattttttaaaaaaatagaatttatataattttctatatattttattgcattttcattttttatacccaatttaattttgttatatatataattttttttttttattggaCTCAGACATAAAATTAACACATGAAATGGCATATGAATAAAAGAGCCCTGAAATCGTGATAAATATccatattcataattttttgaataaactaaagaattaataaaaacacTATTATCACTTAGTAAACAATTTATGTGaactttattttcttcgttTAGCAatattgtattatattttgggCATATTACAtatcttattatttttaaatttcccgaaataataaagaatcCTCCTAATAAACTTTCATCTTCTCCTTTTTGAgttaattcttttttatttaaattttttaagttacATAAATCAGACAAAACCATAATAGGTATATAACCTGTACTTACAGTAGTTTGAacaatttcatttttatattgtttatttattaccATTAAAACTTCACCTTCATATGTCTTACAAGATAATTTGCATAAATATGGGTAATCATTTCTTATATTTCCACTATCACTTTTTATAACTggactttttatttttatatcacttatataaaattttacacGTTCTGTTGGTTTTTTCTCATAATTTAAGCAAGAGTATCTATTTATATTAGGAGAGTATTCTATAACGGGTAATGTTTCaggcatattttttatatacacatttataaatgaattaaaatcATCAATATGAGATTGAACTAAAAATTTtgtgaatatattataagtCCCATTAATTACTTTATcgatttttaattttatatttggaTATAAGGattctataatttttgcatgtaattttatttcttcatcagtaatatctatatttatccttcttcttatttttttattattatcttcatTATTTCGATTTTTACTAATTGAACTTCTTTTACTATCCATTTTATAACGGtctatttctttttcacttgcttcatttgttttatgaTTATTCGATGTAATCACCGCCATTTTtgcttctttatttttaaaaaaaatttatgaagaatatttagctatactattttatatatataatgcattcctttttaattatttgtttgctacttatttaaataaaatgaagtATATGCGTGTAAGCATTGTagcaatataatttatatcgCTATCCGTTgtaatgtattatatatatacatgtacGCCCATACGGCCGTATGCATGTGGTATGTAAGAAGGCATGTATAGGCGCAGTGcctatattttaaatgatattttaaatattcatgaCATTAAACATTATAACTTGTTTATATGCCTGCTTATGCAACTTGGGTATGAACAAATTGGCagtttttataaaactcTGTTTACTAGTATCATTAAAAATGGCACAATGGCttcattcatatatatatacaaaaatattcaaaaagaaaaaaatatatatatatttatatgtatatattaccAACGTAACGATGGCacaaatcaaaaaaattatatattttaattattcaaCTATTCTAACATATCTACTTTTGATTAACGAAAAAGTTGTTgacgaagaaaaaaatataatacatatatagataGCATAATGctctatttatataaaacaactttttttttttataaatatattcataatatttttgactgtaatgttattatattttttgactTATATAGTATGATATGCTTAGTggaataattaatatatatgaagaaCGAATAAAGCActtatgcataaatataaatattatataaaccCTGAACTTTGTTTCCTATTTTTTCCCCTCTATGAAAAAATCGTAagcacacaaaaaaaaaatgcgcAAATATTACCGTTTCATtggatttatataaattttttagtatatttgaatttatacattttattttaattttttgtgaaGTTGGGgttaatacattttttcccTTGTATACCGAAATTTACCTTTATTTTggaaacattttaaaaaaatatttatatttattctatttattattatttattataatttttatattttttgcccATCTTTTTGGATAACACAAATCTTTAGTTTCGTTTTGCCAATGCTATTTACAGGGTTAACCTTCGAGGAgcattaatatatacatatgcatttatatGCGTTATATATCTGCCCTTTTTTTGAAGCATgcttatgtatatattactatGCTCTCAAAGCttgattaatatatatttatatgaatatatcttttattattgcttAACGAACAAATCGATAAACaacacaaataaaaaacgcCCAAATTTTGcccaataaaattatatatatttatgcatcCCTGGTATATAGAGGACATTCTTTATGtattcgaaaaaaaataaataatagcaGATTAAACACTTTGGAAAGGGCACAATGACAGTGATAAGCGCTGTAATAAGTacgaaaaacaaaattttagTTTCACGCCAGTTTCAGAATATTAGTAAATGTGATTTAGACTCTCTAGCAATTCCTTTTCATAACTTGATAGAAAGAGAAAGAAGTGatcatacatatatagaaaCCGAAAAAGTGCGTTATGTGTATCAGCCAttagataatatatatatattcttaataACCAATATAAACTCGAATATTATTGAAGatttagaaataataaaagtattAAGCCAAATTATCCAAGATATATGCCAAGggaatataaatgaatgcactattttaaaaaaatgttttactataatattttatattgatgagttaattaaaaatggtgTAAGAGAAATAGTAAATACGaatcaaataaaagcaTATATTGAGATGGAATCACATGAAGAAAAGTTACAAACTTTGATAagagaaaataaagaaaaagaagaaaaagaaaggagaaaatttattgcatcaaaattagaaaaagatagacagaaaaaaaataaaagcagCAGCATTAGTAATAATAGTTTTATATcgaataatattattaatagtgTAGAATATAATTCCAATTTAATAgaaaactttttatatagatCTGAAGAACAGCCAACTATTATTGATGAAACATTCAATTCCTATAAAGGTATGCAgttaacaaataaaaaggaaaatgtTAGAATATTAGATGTCGTAGATAATAGTggaatagaaaataaatcaaatattAATGTTAATTCCATTTTCGATAAGcctgttaatatatatataaatgaaaatattatatgtacacTAAGCTCTGAAGGAACATTATGTGATTTGGATATTCAAGGAGTATTTAATTTACAaatcaataataataaatactcaaaaattattatacaaCTAAATAATGAGTATGCAGATAAGGCGAAAATACATCCAATATtagacaaaaataaatataattctaatatattagaattaaaagataaaaataaaaattttagaaCATCTACAGTATACCCATTgttaaaatggaaaataaatcatcTCAACGATATGTATCTACCTCTTAATATTAGTTGCTGGCCATGTGAAGATAACGAAAGtacaatattaaatttggaaatcgaaaataaaatgaaaaatccaaatcaaaatatatacgaTTTAAATGTTAATTTAATGTGCCCATCTTCAAGTAAACCACAAGTTATTAGTAAGGATCAAGGAATTATACAGCATGAtggaattttattaaattggCATGTTGATActttagaaaataataagaattGTCAAATCGAAATATCTGTTAATTCAAAGCCTGAGCacatatttccattttctgTTGAAGCTAAATCAGATGTTCTTGCCCACAATCTTAATGTTCTTAGTGTTGTAGACGAAGATACAAATGAGAATATagaatatgaaataaagaaaaatataacctATTTGTTTActgtaaataaataaggtatatttatttttatcaataagaaagaaaattctattattcattggatttttttttgcccTTTTTACGTAAcagtataaaataatgcCATTATCCTTTTAtgatttttctaaaaattatgGAAAAGAAACAAGCATGGCAATACTTTATCGACGAAACTCTATACGCTTTATGTCTGTTAAGAGTTTTTTTAACTCTGAAATTTGGGACGAAACCCATTCCAATTTTCCgagatattttataaatattattaatcgTTTATGACAATATGGATTTAGCGcacatgcatattattcattttatttatatatatacatattttatttttatttttttgtataactTTTTACTACACGATTTTGAACCTCTTCACATTTTAtcttttccattttattttttgtaatacgttttcataaattacaaaaatattatgtgtAAAAACTAAGCTTTGTATATAAGCCGCTAAATCGATCAAcacaaaatttaattattaatacaaatatcatataattttttgaagaATGCGAAATAggaatatgcatattcatGTAGAAGTGGTAATAACACTAAAAAGCTATTCCCCCTTTCTGTAGAATTTCCTATTATTACTTATTTCTATAATAGTTATATTGTCTTATCATTAATTAGCAATTAAGGAAAATAAAGctagcatatattttatgctatatttattaaggGGATTTTTGTACGTGTGCATAAATatgctatatattttggtgCGTggattaaatattttcagattattataatattgtttaATAAGAATCAATTTTATCTCCATATTATTACCtgaattatattcattattttatagtattattcttatatattacctcttttcaaaatagttaaattcttcaattttattgaaaaataatttttatatgatagGAAGTAAATAGATGAAATTTCGTACCCATAATTTTCCTATTCTAAAATAAGCCCATAAAactgtatatatgtatatggaCATGCACATAAGAGCAAAAATTGAGTAagaaatatagaaaaaaatatttctagCCAAGGAAAATCTTTTAAGACATACGAAAACATAATTAATGTCTGAAACTGTGAAGACAGGTCTTTTTTATCGAGACTATACTTTATATGTTGGAGAATATATTGTGGGTGATGAGGCAAAAGTAGACAAAGATGTTTTAGAAGAGAATAAAGGCACcccatataaaattaatgggGAAACATATACttcaaaagaaaatgaaaaaaaagaaaatacaataatagaaaaaaaaattaacgaaaaaaaaaatggttaCGATAATTATAAGACTAAGGAGGAGGGTTCAAACAGTtgtgaaataaaagaacagttaataattttacaaGGAAAtggtaaatatataaagcataatgaaatatatacaggtttattcataaaaaatgaatatagaAATGGTATATGggtaaaatataaaaacatacataatttatttgtttacaTGAATTTGTATGATGATAtaattaacaaatataatggAAATAACGCCAAACAAAATGGTGtcgataatttaaaaaactttttatatgttcCATTAAAAGAggttaatatatatattggtgaatttgataataatatgttcaatggtttttctttatattatttttatccatttttatatattggaTATTTTGTAAACAATTCAATGAATGGGTATGGATACATGTTTTATGTTCCATCGATATCAGACGACGATTTTATTAGTTGTCCtcggaaaaaaaataatatatttttttctagtAATTATTTTAGCTTTTTATCGATAGAAAGTTGTAATAGTCAAAAtagttatattaataatttgaataataaggaaaaaacaaaatttcaAAGTGAGGAAATTCATTGTAAGAATATGTCAGAAAATAACAACAATACTGCTAgccataatttattatataacgTATATGAAAGGAtcgaaaatataataaaaagaaaaagaagtaCCAATTTAGAATctcaaaatgaaaaaaatatttcttctaTAGATGAGCAGGATATGAAAATTGTCCAAAAAGATAAAGAAGCTTATTtcattgaaaaaattgaagaaGACATATTTAAAGATTTCAAGCTAAAGATAAGACGAAAAAACAAgctatataaaataaagaaaatttttgatgaaaataaaaaagaaaatatatttgatatattgaGATACATTTCTcatgataatttaatttttcaagggtatttttataatggtACTTATTCAACGAACTTAAAAAGACAAAtattacacaaaaaaaagtttgtagaattatataaaaataaatttgtacaaaaaattgaagCTATTCAAAAGGATATAATTAATGGTTTGTCCCATGATGAtctaaatataaacaaatataattctctatatatttttgaaaacaaaacaaaaaatagcGATCTTCCATTTGTCAACAATACAAAAGCACATTTGAAAGGTGTAGATAATGAAGAGAAAGAGCATATAGGCAAGCCAATTGATAATGAAGATATACTAAGTCAAAcctttgtaaatataattgacTTAAATTTAGTTAAACACATTTtcgaattaataaatgataaaaac encodes:
- a CDS encoding DNA-directed RNA polymerase I subunit RPA2, putative, translating into MAVITSNNHKTNEASEKEIDRYKMDSKRSSISKNRNNEDNNKKIRRRINIDITDEEIKLHAKIIESLYPNIKLKIDKVINGTYNIFTKFLVQSHIDDFNSFINVYIKNMPETLPVIEYSPNINRYSCLNYEKKPTERVKFYISDIKIKSPVIKSDSGNIRNDYPYLCKLSCKTYEGEVLMVINKQYKNEIVQTTVSTGYIPIMVLSDLCNLKNLNKKELTQKGEDESLLGGFFIISGNLKIIRYVICPKYNTILLNEENKVHINCLLSDNSVFINSLVYSKNYEYGYLSRFQGSFIHMPFHVLILCLSPIKKKNYIYNKIKLGIKNENAIKYIENYINSIFLKNNINEKEVFEKYNLKYIGKYANVSRTIFRYYEGNNYKKGKSIIKYCVLPHLQSNSEKFETVCLMFKQLVLSKFKLINTVNKDSLEYHSVTTCSGLLSNILKERILNCFYRMQMVYARSLHKFLEKKYEMFKLNVKQIYLRYKEMILHELSEDHFNQISLNNNVDTLENNKALTSENDHLNSKMDATKKLRLMFMNEKEKLFASVDGYLREMFSDTRIFVENSKAFTAASFSVSYLFKTGNITSDHIHYQQRSGWAILADEINNLRLLTNFRAIHRGSFFQDVKVLSPRKLLGESWGFICPVHTPDGSPCGLLNHLSQYCCIYNVASNEPHKFNIKMYLKKIGININLDETSGIHTIYENQTIPIIVDSVPITYISENDFKRTVYKLKYAKNHNLYNLKSHFEIIAHLNEPSMMDSIIINTCTGRIIRPLLNLKMKCIEFISPGYQPYVSIAVNYDDIIKNNLARKILKKKENIVNLNSINNTKNTKKMTLKEQYHFFTNKKHNMEKEGENYNESEIVRKEKKKISKSKNKILDILENKKQYQFHEDEYISSSDYETSSESDKYSDDNMSSTTYIDSDENLNLDIYEQIPQKFEYMELKQTSFLSFLASLTPFSDHNQSPRNIYQCQMLKQTMGIQSLNMFYTFTNKIYRMITPQFPLVVTRDYELYGIDNFPSGTNAVVAILAYTGYDMEDALIINKASSDRGMFRTHIYKTEIIDLYKKTDSPDFVLGNNIRYTTNSLSSKNNMREHKGKFLNKDGLPCVNQKMVENNPLYSYINKKNELTTYEIFKTHGDYYVDCVSNSQSSNNQVAIIRLRTTRPPLVGDKFASRHGQKGVVSRLFPHEDMPFSESGIVPDVIFNPHGIPSRMTIGMLIESICGKAASIYGKRIDATPFRKYTKQKSFNNPWIDSCGVKGYLNKQDENTDEKKTTIKNSTENSDATEISYDEKIDFFAKLLLNKGYDYYGTELLYSGIYGVPLQAHIFFGVIYYQRLRHMAYDKAQVRRTGPVCHLTHQPLKGKKRHGGIRLGEMERDGLISHGCSFIINERFLMNSDGHECFVCPKCGLILSPILQYNCSGKLIKGRSIGGNSKMAVCKSCNVSCKIVYVPYVLRYLLNELICLNITIRLNIQSVESMFGMK
- a CDS encoding coatomer subunit delta, putative, with the translated sequence MTVISAVISTKNKILVSRQFQNISKCDLDSLAIPFHNLIERERSDHTYIETEKVRYVYQPLDNIYIFLITNINSNIIEDLEIIKVLSQIIQDICQGNINECTILKKCFTIIFYIDELIKNGVREIVNTNQIKAYIEMESHEEKLQTLIRENKEKEEKERRKFIASKLEKDRQKKNKSSSISNNSFISNNIINSVEYNSNLIENFLYRSEEQPTIIDETFNSYKGMQLTNKKENVRILDVVDNSGIENKSNINVNSIFDKPVNIYINENIICTLSSEGTLCDLDIQGVFNLQINNNKYSKIIIQLNNEYADKAKIHPILDKNKYNSNILELKDKNKNFRTSTVYPLLKWKINHLNDMYLPLNISCWPCEDNESTILNLEIENKMKNPNQNIYDLNVNLMCPSSSKPQVISKDQGIIQHDGILLNWHVDTLENNKNCQIEISVNSKPEHIFPFSVEAKSDVLAHNLNVLSVVDEDTNENIEYEIKKNITYLFTVNK